DNA sequence from the Candidatus Limnocylindrales bacterium genome:
GCGTGATCGGCTATTGCCTGCTGCGGCGCCGCGCTCAGCAGCCGCAGATCTGAACCATCGGGATCGAGAGGTGGTCGGCGCCCTGGCGCACCGTCAGCGTGCCGGTGAAGCACGAGCCTTGCGTGGGCGGCGTCGGATAGTCGGCGCACGATTCGTACGGCACCTGCCGCGAGAGCGTCACGACCGTGACGGTGTCGTTCGAGTAGGTGTTGCGTACCGGATCGGTGCCTTCGGGCGAGCCCTTGCGGCGCAGCTCGACGGTCTGGTCGCGCAGGCGCAGGCGTGCGGGGCCATCGTAGGGACCGGTCGTGAACAGCACGTTCCTCGGCGTCAGCGCCTTGTCTCGGCGGAAGACGACGCAGCTGCAGTGCTTGCCTTCGAGCGGATGGACCTGCTCGACCGGCAGCGGCGAAAGCTGCAGCGCCGAGGTCGCGCAGCCGGAGAGCAGCGCCGTGAGAACGGCGACGCATGCCGCAGCGGGCAGCGCGCGCGCCGCCTTGCCGGCGCGTGTGCAGGACGGTGCACGCGCGGCGCGGGAAATTGCCGGCGGCGCATGCGTCCGCACTTGCGATCTCGTTGCTTGGGGTACCGCCATCGCCGGCCTCGCGCTCAGGGTTTCACGGCGCGTGCCGCGTGCCAAGGCTGCGGGCTGCATTGCCGGCGACGGTCGCGCCGCAGCGGCGCAGGCGAAGGCGAAGGTCGAGGGAGGCGCCCGGTGTCCGGCACGAACGCTGCAGCGTGAGCGACTCCGGAGCGTTGCATGAGTCGCGGCAGGCTGCGGGCGGTGCCGGCTGCGCGACCGGCCTCGCGCCGGCGCGGCCGCCTCAAGCCGCGTTCACGCCGGGATAGGGGACCGGCGTGCCGGTCGAGCGCGCCAGCTCGAAGAACGCCGCGCGCAGGCGCGCCGTGACCGGGCCCGGCACCGCAGAACCGACCGGCTGACCGTCGAGCGAGCGGACCGGCACGATGCGCGCGCCCGATCCGGTCAGGAACGCCTCGCTGGCACCGAACAGATCGACCCGTCCCATGCTGCGCTCGCGCGCCGGTATCGCCGCCTCGCCCGCCAGCTCGAGCACGGTCTGGCGCGTGATGCCCTCGAGCGCGCCGTCGGTGACGGGCGGTGTGGTCAGCACGCCGCGGCAGACGGCGAAGATGTTGGCGCCGCTGGCCTCGGCGATGGCGCCGGAGGCGTTCAGCAGCAGCGCATCGTCGGCTCCCTGCCGCCGCGCTTCGAGCTTGACCATCGCGTTGTTCAGGTAGTTCAGGCTCTTCACACGCGGATCGAGCACGTCGGCGGCGGGGCGGCGCAGGCTGGCGGTGATCAGTGCGACGCCGCGTTCGCTCTTCTCCGGCGTGAACAGCTCGACGGTGTCGACGATGCACAGGATGCGCGCCTGCGGGCACGTGGTCGGGTCGATGCCGAGCGGTCCTTCGCCGCGCGTGACGATGAGCCGCACATAGGCTTCGGGCGATCCGGTCGCCGCCACCGTCTGCAGCACGATGTCGCGCACGCGCTCGGTGCCGCCGGGGATCTCCAGGCCGATCGCGCGCGCCGACACCTCGAGCCTGGCCATGTGATCGTCGAGGCGGAACATGCGCCCGGCGTACGCGCGCATGCCTTCGAAGACGCCGTCGCCGTAGAGGAAGCCGTGATCGGTGACGGGGATGCGCGCATCCTTGCCGTCGACGATCTGCCCATCGATCCACACTTTCATGCTGCTACTCCCTGGCCGGCTGCGCCGTGATGCGCGCTCGGCCGAAAAGCCCATTGTCAGGCCACTGTCGTCATGCGGTCTTTCGCTGCGGCTCCAGGCGCGCGGCGATGTCGCCGGCCGCCGCCACCACGCTTCGCGCGAGGTCCTGGATTCGCACCTGGTCCACGCGCGAGCTCGGCGCAGCGACGACGAAGCATCCGAGCAGACGGGCACGCAGCAGCACCGGCGCCGCCACCACCGTCATGCCCGCGATCCATTCGTCACGATTGACGGCCCAGCCTCGCGAGCGGGCGCGGGCGACTTCGCGTTGCAATGCGGCGTCCGTCGTCGGTGTCGAGCGCGTGAAGCCGGGCCACGGCTTGGGCGGCAGCTCGATGGTCTCGGGCGCGAAAGCCAGATGCAGCTTGCCCACCGCCGTTGCGTGCACGGGCACCTCGCTGCCGATGCCGGGCGCCACGCGCAGCACCGCCGCACCTTCGCGCTTGTCGAGAACGATGATGCGCCGGTGCCGCGCCACCGTCAGGAATGCGGTCTCGCCGGTGGCATGCGACTCGCGCTCGAGCACCGGATGCGCGGCCGTGGCCAGCGGCTCGCGCTCGAGCGCGCCGAGCCCGAGCGCGACCAGCGCGATGCCGGGCCGATAACGGCCATGCTCGTCCTGCTCGACCAGGCCGCGCCGCAGGAGCGATGCGAGCAGGCGATGCGCGCTGGACTTGGGGACGCCGAGCGAGCGGCCGATGTCGCTGACGCCGCGCGCGGCGCCGCTGGCGTGGAGGTAGAACAGCAGATCGATCGCCTTCTCGATCGTCGTGGCCTGCACGGTGTCGCCGCGCCGGATCACGAAGCCCCTCCTTTTGCGTTCCGATATGCGGAACAGCGTTCACTATGCATGAACGGCTTGTAGACCGCCGGCGGCGTGCGGGCAAGGGGAGCGGCGCGCTGCGTTCATCTCGACGGCTGGCGCCGCCCTCGCCGCCCTCGCAAGCTGCATGAACCCCGGAGCGCCGCGCTCTCGTCCACCACCGCCAGGCGTTCGACGCCTCTCGCCGAGAAGCTGCGGGTGTGGGATGCCGCGCGCACCGTCGCCGTCGTTTTGGCCGGGCAGGTCGATGGTCTAGTGTCCCGCCGCCGACTTCTGCCGCACGGTCCTCTCTGCGCGTGGCCCGTCTCGATGGCTGCGCGATGCGGCGGTCTTCGGCATCCCGTCCGACCCGGAGCACGTTCATGCCTTCACTGGGTTCGCAGGCTTACGATTTCGAAGTCGCTCGCGGCAATCTCCGCCGCTTCCGTTTCGCGCCCGCCACGCAGGCAAGCGAGGTCCGGCTGGACCACGGGCAGGTGCTGCTCGGCGTGGACTGCTTCGGCATGACGGCCAACAACATCACCTACGGCGTGTTCGGCGAGGCCATGTCGTACTGGAACTTCTTCC
Encoded proteins:
- a CDS encoding IclR family transcriptional regulator — its product is MIRRGDTVQATTIEKAIDLLFYLHASGAARGVSDIGRSLGVPKSSAHRLLASLLRRGLVEQDEHGRYRPGIALVALGLGALEREPLATAAHPVLERESHATGETAFLTVARHRRIIVLDKREGAAVLRVAPGIGSEVPVHATAVGKLHLAFAPETIELPPKPWPGFTRSTPTTDAALQREVARARSRGWAVNRDEWIAGMTVVAAPVLLRARLLGCFVVAAPSSRVDQVRIQDLARSVVAAAGDIAARLEPQRKTA
- the ilvE gene encoding branched-chain-amino-acid transaminase gives rise to the protein MKVWIDGQIVDGKDARIPVTDHGFLYGDGVFEGMRAYAGRMFRLDDHMARLEVSARAIGLEIPGGTERVRDIVLQTVAATGSPEAYVRLIVTRGEGPLGIDPTTCPQARILCIVDTVELFTPEKSERGVALITASLRRPAADVLDPRVKSLNYLNNAMVKLEARRQGADDALLLNASGAIAEASGANIFAVCRGVLTTPPVTDGALEGITRQTVLELAGEAAIPARERSMGRVDLFGASEAFLTGSGARIVPVRSLDGQPVGSAVPGPVTARLRAAFFELARSTGTPVPYPGVNAA